A stretch of DNA from Anopheles nili chromosome 2, idAnoNiliSN_F5_01, whole genome shotgun sequence:
CATCTTTACCCACATGGACGCCGCGTTGGAGTTTAGTGTGTCTAGGGAAGAGTTTGGCCTGTGACAGAAACACACATTATTTTTAGTAAGACGAATAACAAATAACTCAaccgtggaaaaaaggaagcacaaaTACTCACTGGTACCAGTTTGTAAGGGTCATCATCACGTACAGCGAAGCCGTAATAAAGACGATATGGAACAGCGACCAATTGTAGGCGACAGCTTCCTCTTCATTATCCCGCAGCTCGTTGCCGTCACCACCTCCCGAAGATCCTTCGTCTTTGAGGCTAGCTGTAAGATCTTCATTCAATTAATGGACATTCGCCAACGGAGGCAAGGGTACACATTGACATCAGGGTGAGTTATAGTGCAATAGATGCcccgggaaaaagaaacaccaaaaGCGATTtgcgttgtggtggtggtagatCGCGTAAAAGACAGAAGAGTTAGAAGTTATGTTAGTTCCGCCGAAAATCACCAACTGTTGCTCAAGGGCAGTGAAGCAAAGTAACATCAAGGCCCACCAAAGTAGGGTGTTAAGATTAGTATAAAGCTTCACGTGTTTCTCACCTTGCTTTTCTGGATCGCTGAAGCTGGAGACGTTGCTGGCCGAGCGCAGGGACGAGTAGAGAATGCACAGCAACCAAATGACGAGTCCGATGATGCTTGTATTGTCGAAGTGCACCTTGTTCGATTTCTCGCCGATGATACCCAGGAAACCAGGATTACATTCCGCGTCCGGGTTGTTGGCGACCGCCGACCATGTCAGATAGATCGTGTACAGTGTGACCATAGCGCTTTGAAGCAATCCCGACTTAGGCTGGTGCTCCTGAACGCGTGGCATGATCGACAAAATGCTAACACCGAGGCAGAGGATCATGTTAAACGAAATGAAGAACTTGTTCAGCGAGCAGTCATCGTTCGTGGTGAAGTAAACGAACAGCAGTACCACACCGGTCAGTGAGAGTGCATATTGCAGGAAGGTGGCGCTGCACAGAGCGAGGAACCATCCACGGGATTCTCCTTCCTCGTAATTGCTCACCCAGACTTCGGCCCAGCAGTGCGCAAAGTCGATGATGTACACCAGCTGCACCAAAATAAAGGCGAACCCGCCAATCATTCCGACCCACATCCAGGACGGTCCGAAACTCGTTTCGGGTATGAAGAAGGCAC
This window harbors:
- the LOC128731867 gene encoding serine incorporator 1 isoform X2 — encoded protein: MGAVLGLIPAASLACCCTGTACSVCCSLCPTSLKSNSIATRFMYALMLVLGAIVSAIMLAPGLQDFLKKVPFCANSSSTVSGIVPEGISIDCSSAVGYLAVYRICFALVCFFALWALMMVNVRSSKDPRSALQNGFWGIKFMIVICIAIGAFFIPETSFGPSWMWVGMIGGFAFILVQLVYIIDFAHCWAEVWVSNYEEGESRGWFLALCSATFLQYALSLTGVVLLFVYFTTNDDCSLNKFFISFNMILCLGVSILSIMPRVQEHQPKSGLLQSAMVTLYTIYLTWSAVANNPDAECNPGFLGIIGEKSNKVHFDNTSIIGLVIWLLCILYSSLRSASNVSSFSDPEKQASLKDEGSSGGGDGNELRDNEEEAVAYNWSLFHIVFITASLYVMMTLTNWYQPNSSLDTLNSNAASMWVKMVSSWMCVLLYGWTLVAPMILTDREF
- the LOC128731867 gene encoding serine incorporator 1 isoform X1; translation: MGAVLGLIPAASLACCCTGTACSVCCSLCPTSLKSNSIATRFMYALMLVLGAIVSAIMLAPGLQDFLKKVPFCANSSSTVSGIVPEGISIDCSSAVGYLAVYRICFALVCFFALWALMMVNVRSSKDPRSALQNGFWGIKFMIVICIAIGAFFIPETSFGPSWMWVGMIGGFAFILVQLVYIIDFAHCWAEVWVSNYEEGESRGWFLALCSATFLQYALSLTGVVLLFVYFTTNDDCSLNKFFISFNMILCLGVSILSIMPRVQEHQPKSGLLQSAMVTLYTIYLTWSAVANNPDAECNPGFLGIIGEKSNKVHFDNTSIIGLVIWLLCILYSSLRSASNVSSFSDPEKQDLTASLKDEGSSGGGDGNELRDNEEEAVAYNWSLFHIVFITASLYVMMTLTNWYQPNSSLDTLNSNAASMWVKMVSSWMCVLLYGWTLVAPMILTDREF